The genomic DNA TTCAATTGCATCAAGATCTGCATATGATGAACTGGAAGCGAGTGAATCATTTATCTGGAGCAGTAGGATGATCTCAAGAATTACGATTGATCCTGAAATCTGTCATGGCAAGCCCTGTCTGCGGGGATTGCGGTATCCAGTTACGATGGTTCTTGAGTTGCTGGCCTCGGGAATGTCGGTTCCTGAGATCCTGGCTGATTATCCAGATCTGGAAGCGGACGATATTACTGCATGCCTGCAGTATGCGGCTCGCTTAAGTGATGTGAAATCGACAACACAGGTTTCCATATGAAATGGTTGGTCGATGCGCAGTTGCCTAAACGACTCTCCGAACGTCTTAATGAGCTTGGGCAAGACTCGATCCATACACTTGAGCTACCTGAAGCAAATCGCACGACTGATGATCAAATTAGTCAGATTGCAGATGGTCAAAACAGAGCAGTAGTCTCGAAAGACAGTGACTTTCTGGATTCCCACTTGGTAACAGGTTCACCAAAGCAATTTTTGTGGGTGAAAACAGGAAATCTCTCGAACAATGCATTACTCACATTGTTCGAGAACAAATTGATCGAACTGGAATCTGCCTTTCAGCAAGTCGATTGTGTCGAGTTGACTCAAGCCGATTTAATCCTGCATCAATAATTACTATGCCAAATC from Rubinisphaera italica includes the following:
- a CDS encoding DUF433 domain-containing protein, which produces MISRITIDPEICHGKPCLRGLRYPVTMVLELLASGMSVPEILADYPDLEADDITACLQYAARLSDVKSTTQVSI
- a CDS encoding DUF5615 family PIN-like protein; protein product: MKWLVDAQLPKRLSERLNELGQDSIHTLELPEANRTTDDQISQIADGQNRAVVSKDSDFLDSHLVTGSPKQFLWVKTGNLSNNALLTLFENKLIELESAFQQVDCVELTQADLILHQ